From the Hymenobacter yonginensis genome, one window contains:
- a CDS encoding SusC/RagA family TonB-linked outer membrane protein yields the protein MRKLLLSALMVSPVLMQQAAAQNRSISGRVTDTATGQGLPGVTVLVKGTTVGASTNADGSYTLSVPATATTLTFSFIGYGSVDRPIGDGSAVNVALASSTRNLDEVVVTGLATNIKRANLANAITTISAKDLTGSTRPVSVDAALSGKIVGANIAQTSGAPGGGMSVQLRGISTINGSSQPLYVIDGVYAINAEVGNGAGSAAFSGAAAGTGRTSQDNGINRLADLNPNDIESIEVLKGPSAAAIYGTRANAGVIVIRTKRGAAGKTRISFNQDLGFAEAWRLLGKEDWTDAKLEKFYAGARLADEKAKLAAATSSGKIYDYEKEIYGNTAFLRNTGLSVSGGNERTRFYVAGSTAKEDGIVKRTGFERHSVRANIDQKIGQRIDIGLSGNYINSSNRRGYTGNDNNGISLGYNLAYTPSYAQLFPNEAGQYPDSDYTGDNPLAVVGRAINEETTNRFVQTANFTLRLIDNETSSLRFAAQGGVDYSASEALLALPGDMQSQRARPLPGVARVSKNNFFNTNLQGFLIYDWKLGEAVSLTSQVGTVRLSQRQNLSFNQGQNLSPGAPYTPNRGTVTTQETVLTNEADVGFVAQQEANFRDQIIATAGIRFDKSNRNGDPGKYYSFPKASLAVNLAKFGFWTVEPVNLVKLRVAYGATGGPAFFGALYSPLAATSTGGRAGLLPSTLLGNPDIKPERATELEAGIDLGFLENRIGLEATVYNKEVFDLVNTYSLAPATGLTSIRAYNIGDLRNRGLELALNLNPVRKAFLNWNSSTQFWLNRTEVTKLYETPLRVAPFNTGSGFGATFGRNVFVVGESPSRWYGTPNDPNSPNFSGLTRYEDAQPTFQMSFLNSFTIAKNFELSFLFHWKKDGYNSNLSELLKDEGGTSKDWSENSGLFDADGNPVTKGEARQGFSTEGLSARQFIQNSGYVRLREASLYYSLPTALRTSLFKEYVSNIRIGVSGNNLITWTDYVGYDPEVSNFGATSNFAQVDVAGYPSTRRVFFHLGIDF from the coding sequence ATGCGTAAACTTCTCCTAAGTGCGCTGATGGTGTCGCCAGTCCTGATGCAGCAGGCAGCGGCCCAGAATCGCAGCATTTCCGGCCGTGTTACCGACACGGCCACTGGGCAAGGTCTGCCTGGTGTAACCGTTCTCGTGAAGGGAACCACGGTAGGAGCTTCTACCAACGCTGATGGCTCGTATACGCTGAGTGTACCTGCTACGGCCACTACGCTGACTTTTAGCTTTATCGGTTACGGCTCCGTAGACCGCCCAATCGGCGACGGCTCAGCCGTAAACGTAGCACTCGCTTCTTCTACCCGCAACCTGGATGAAGTAGTAGTAACGGGCCTCGCCACTAACATCAAGCGCGCTAACCTGGCGAATGCCATCACCACGATTTCTGCCAAAGACCTGACGGGTAGCACCCGTCCGGTATCGGTGGATGCTGCCTTGAGCGGTAAAATTGTGGGCGCCAACATTGCCCAGACCAGCGGTGCTCCCGGTGGCGGCATGTCGGTGCAGCTGCGAGGTATTTCTACTATCAACGGTTCGTCGCAGCCTCTGTACGTTATCGATGGTGTATACGCCATCAACGCTGAAGTTGGCAACGGCGCCGGTTCGGCGGCCTTCTCGGGCGCTGCGGCCGGTACCGGCCGTACCAGCCAGGATAACGGCATCAACCGTCTGGCTGACCTTAACCCCAACGACATTGAGTCGATTGAGGTACTGAAAGGCCCCAGCGCGGCGGCTATTTACGGTACCCGTGCTAACGCCGGTGTAATCGTAATCAGAACTAAGCGTGGCGCTGCCGGCAAAACCCGCATCAGCTTCAACCAAGACCTGGGCTTCGCCGAAGCCTGGCGCCTGCTCGGCAAAGAAGACTGGACCGATGCCAAGCTGGAGAAATTCTATGCAGGCGCCCGTCTGGCTGATGAGAAGGCTAAACTGGCTGCCGCAACGTCGTCGGGTAAAATCTACGATTACGAAAAAGAAATCTACGGTAACACGGCTTTCCTGCGCAACACCGGCCTGAGCGTTTCGGGCGGCAACGAGCGCACCCGCTTCTACGTGGCAGGTTCTACCGCCAAGGAAGATGGTATTGTGAAGCGTACGGGTTTTGAGCGCCACTCGGTGCGGGCCAACATCGACCAGAAAATTGGTCAGCGGATTGATATCGGCCTGAGCGGCAACTATATCAATTCGTCTAACCGTCGTGGCTACACTGGCAACGATAATAACGGCATTTCGCTGGGCTACAACCTGGCCTACACGCCAAGCTACGCGCAGCTGTTCCCGAACGAAGCCGGCCAGTATCCGGATTCTGACTACACCGGCGACAACCCGCTGGCAGTAGTTGGCCGTGCCATCAACGAAGAAACCACCAACCGTTTCGTGCAGACGGCCAACTTCACGTTGCGCCTGATTGACAACGAAACCTCCTCGCTGCGCTTTGCTGCGCAGGGTGGTGTCGATTATTCGGCCAGCGAAGCCCTGCTCGCGCTGCCCGGCGACATGCAGTCGCAGCGCGCCCGTCCGCTGCCCGGCGTTGCCCGCGTTTCGAAAAACAACTTCTTCAACACCAACCTGCAGGGCTTCCTGATCTATGACTGGAAACTGGGTGAGGCCGTGAGCCTGACTTCGCAGGTAGGTACCGTACGCCTGTCGCAGCGCCAGAACCTGAGCTTCAACCAAGGCCAGAACCTGTCGCCCGGCGCTCCTTACACGCCTAACCGCGGTACTGTAACCACGCAGGAAACAGTGCTCACCAACGAAGCTGACGTAGGCTTCGTAGCACAGCAAGAAGCAAACTTTCGTGACCAGATCATCGCCACGGCTGGTATTCGTTTCGACAAATCTAACCGCAACGGCGACCCAGGCAAGTACTATTCTTTCCCAAAGGCCTCGCTGGCTGTCAACCTGGCAAAGTTCGGCTTCTGGACAGTTGAACCAGTGAACCTGGTGAAGCTGCGGGTTGCCTACGGTGCTACCGGCGGACCAGCCTTCTTCGGCGCCCTCTACTCGCCGCTGGCGGCTACGTCCACGGGCGGCCGCGCCGGCCTGTTGCCATCCACGTTGCTGGGCAATCCAGATATCAAGCCAGAACGCGCAACCGAACTGGAAGCGGGTATCGACCTGGGTTTCCTGGAAAACCGCATTGGTCTGGAAGCTACGGTCTACAACAAAGAAGTGTTTGACCTGGTCAACACCTACTCGCTGGCTCCCGCTACCGGTCTGACGTCTATCCGTGCCTACAACATCGGCGACCTGCGCAACCGTGGTCTGGAACTGGCCCTGAACCTGAACCCTGTACGTAAGGCCTTCCTGAACTGGAACTCATCGACGCAGTTCTGGCTGAACCGCACGGAAGTAACCAAGCTCTACGAAACGCCGCTGCGGGTGGCGCCCTTTAACACGGGCTCTGGCTTCGGTGCCACTTTCGGCCGCAACGTATTCGTGGTGGGTGAATCGCCTTCGCGCTGGTACGGTACGCCAAACGACCCGAACAGCCCGAACTTCAGCGGCCTGACGCGTTACGAGGATGCACAGCCGACGTTCCAGATGTCGTTCCTGAACTCCTTCACGATTGCCAAAAACTTCGAGTTGTCGTTCCTCTTCCACTGGAAAAAGGATGGGTATAACAGCAACCTGAGCGAACTGCTGAAGGACGAAGGCGGTACGTCGAAAGACTGGAGCGAGAACAGCGGCTTGTTTGACGCCGATGGTAACCCAGTTACTAAGGGTGAGGCCCGCCAAGGTTTCTCAACTGAAGGCTTGAGTGCTCGTCAGTTCATTCAGAACTCGGGCTATGTGCGTCTGCGCGAAGCCTCTCTGTACTACTCGCTGCCCACCGCCCTGCGGACCAGCTTGTTCAAGGAATATGTGTCGAACATTAGAATTGGTGTGTCGGGGAACAATCTGATTACCTGGACGGATTATGTAGGCTACGATCCGGAAGTTTCCAACTTCGGCGCTACGTCCAACTTCGCGCAGGTTGACGTAGCTGGCTACCCCAGCACCCGCCGGGTATTCTTCCACCTGGGTATCGACTTCTAA
- a CDS encoding SusC/RagA family TonB-linked outer membrane protein has translation MSTLLMASAFQEVAAQNRSISGRVTDRQTGEGLPGVTVLLKGTSNGVSTNSDGTFALSNVPATGGTLVISSIGFISIERPIGTDSQINVGLATDSKQLSEVVVTAFGIERQTKELTYSVQQVEGKNLVQAGQPNVTNALQGRVAGVTVRQSSGMPGSSSQITIRGSRFLTGNNQPLYVVDGLPIESNADFGGGVSGTDASSRALDINPNDIESISVLKGGAASALYGNRANNGVVVITTKRGKGLDKPAQLSYSTDYSWDTPSVLPELQSKYAQGSAGTFSPNTSLSWGPLLTDLNPAVLDNGGKPLVPGKVYDNVEPFFRTGHTANHSVGLAGNGSYGNYAVGLGYTNQEGIVPTTGMKRYTGKISGDFKVTPKLTVGASLNYSNIDIDKIAGGSNTSNPLFTTYFAPRSYDLWGIPFENASNPFLQIHYRAAIDNPRWSLKHNYFNERTNRVFGNVNSAYKFTDWLSLNYRIGVDQYTTDGKEVYDLGSGFTGGRTAIPSGGQVNDYSVIQSQVNSNVNLSFNKNLTEDINLNLLVGNEFYNISNRFQSMLGQGITIGGLRNIGSTITQTTSETLDRKRTVGFYGNMIASWKDMIFLNASGRQDYISNLERDNRKIFYPSAGLGFVITEAISVPQNILSFAKVRASYAETAQAPGDAYATRTVFNRGGAGSGFLSDGINFPFNGQGGLTQSDILRSPDLRPINIKVSEVGADLRFLNNRLTFDYTYFKSVASDQIFSVPMAPSAGYTSRFINAGDLQTTGNELTVGVTPFQSTDGFNWNITANYTSYRNRVKELSDGVDNIFIGGFVTPNVRAQANNLYPVLFGSRYKRSPSGDIVVDDDGYPVADEENGVIGQVQPKYELGVTNNFSFKGLALLVQVDMRRGAQMYGGNTRLAKLYGMDKETEDRESDYVFSGVKEVRDANNNVTGYTPNTTAIKRDQVYWSQVLDGISESNVYSTDFVRLREVSLSYTLPTSLVSKTGVFSNIAISAIGRNLFLITDYPNFDPETSVGGASNFQGLEYVSLPQLRSYGASLRVTF, from the coding sequence ATGAGCACTTTGCTCATGGCCTCCGCATTCCAGGAGGTAGCGGCGCAGAACCGCAGTATTTCCGGCCGGGTAACTGACCGCCAGACTGGCGAGGGTCTGCCAGGTGTAACGGTACTTTTGAAAGGCACGTCCAATGGCGTGTCTACCAACTCAGACGGTACCTTCGCGTTGTCTAACGTGCCCGCAACCGGCGGCACGCTGGTTATCAGCTCGATTGGCTTCATTAGCATTGAGCGCCCGATTGGCACCGACAGCCAGATCAACGTGGGCCTAGCTACTGACTCCAAGCAGCTGAGCGAAGTAGTGGTAACGGCCTTCGGTATCGAGCGTCAGACCAAAGAGCTTACCTACAGTGTACAGCAGGTAGAAGGCAAAAACCTGGTACAAGCCGGCCAGCCTAACGTTACCAACGCCTTGCAGGGCCGGGTAGCAGGTGTAACCGTGCGTCAGTCGAGTGGGATGCCTGGCTCGTCGTCGCAGATTACCATCCGTGGCAGCCGCTTCCTGACCGGCAACAACCAGCCGCTGTACGTAGTGGACGGTTTGCCTATTGAAAGCAATGCCGACTTTGGCGGGGGTGTTTCCGGTACCGACGCTTCGAGCCGGGCCCTCGACATCAACCCCAACGACATCGAGAGCATCTCGGTGCTGAAAGGCGGGGCTGCTTCGGCCCTTTATGGTAACCGCGCCAATAACGGCGTAGTGGTTATCACCACCAAGCGTGGCAAAGGCCTCGATAAGCCGGCTCAACTGAGCTACAGCACCGACTATTCCTGGGATACCCCTTCCGTGCTGCCGGAGCTGCAAAGCAAGTATGCACAGGGCAGCGCCGGTACTTTCAGCCCCAATACGTCCCTCTCCTGGGGCCCACTGCTGACGGACCTCAATCCTGCTGTGCTCGACAACGGCGGCAAGCCGCTGGTACCGGGCAAAGTGTATGACAACGTAGAACCCTTCTTCCGGACCGGCCACACGGCCAACCACTCGGTGGGCCTGGCAGGCAATGGCAGCTACGGCAACTACGCCGTAGGCCTGGGCTATACCAACCAGGAAGGTATTGTGCCCACCACGGGCATGAAGCGCTACACTGGCAAAATCAGCGGTGACTTCAAGGTTACGCCTAAGCTGACCGTTGGTGCTTCGCTGAACTACTCCAACATCGACATCGACAAAATTGCTGGTGGCTCGAACACGTCGAACCCCCTGTTCACCACGTACTTCGCACCGCGCAGCTACGACCTGTGGGGCATTCCGTTCGAAAACGCCAGCAATCCGTTCCTGCAGATTCACTACCGGGCTGCTATTGATAACCCACGCTGGTCGCTGAAGCACAACTACTTCAACGAGCGCACCAACCGGGTATTCGGTAACGTCAACTCGGCGTACAAATTCACCGACTGGCTGTCGCTCAACTACCGTATTGGCGTTGACCAGTACACCACCGACGGCAAGGAAGTATACGACCTGGGATCGGGCTTCACCGGCGGCCGCACGGCTATTCCAAGCGGGGGCCAGGTAAACGACTATTCCGTTATCCAGAGCCAGGTTAACTCCAACGTCAACCTGTCGTTCAACAAGAACCTGACGGAAGACATCAACCTGAACCTGCTGGTTGGTAACGAATTCTACAACATCAGCAACCGGTTCCAGAGCATGCTGGGCCAGGGCATCACCATCGGTGGCCTGCGCAACATCGGCTCTACCATCACGCAGACGACCAGCGAAACTCTCGACCGTAAGCGCACGGTCGGCTTCTACGGCAACATGATTGCGTCGTGGAAGGACATGATTTTCCTGAATGCCTCCGGCCGCCAGGATTATATCTCCAACCTGGAGCGTGACAACCGCAAAATCTTCTATCCTTCGGCTGGTCTCGGCTTCGTGATTACGGAAGCCATTTCGGTTCCACAGAACATTCTGAGCTTTGCTAAGGTGCGCGCTTCGTACGCCGAAACCGCGCAGGCTCCTGGCGACGCTTATGCGACTCGCACGGTGTTCAACCGCGGTGGCGCCGGTAGTGGCTTCCTCAGCGACGGTATCAACTTCCCCTTCAATGGGCAGGGTGGTCTCACGCAGAGCGACATTCTGCGCTCCCCGGATCTGCGCCCGATCAACATCAAGGTTTCAGAAGTGGGCGCTGATCTGCGCTTCCTCAACAACCGTCTGACCTTCGACTACACCTACTTCAAATCGGTGGCATCGGATCAGATCTTCTCCGTACCGATGGCTCCATCGGCCGGCTACACTTCGCGCTTCATCAATGCCGGCGACCTGCAGACTACCGGCAACGAGTTGACCGTAGGCGTAACGCCCTTCCAGAGCACGGATGGCTTCAACTGGAACATTACGGCTAACTACACCTCGTACCGGAACCGGGTGAAAGAGTTGTCGGATGGTGTAGACAACATCTTCATTGGGGGCTTCGTGACGCCAAACGTGCGCGCGCAGGCCAACAACCTCTACCCCGTGCTGTTCGGGTCGCGCTACAAGCGTAGCCCCAGCGGCGACATCGTGGTGGACGACGACGGCTACCCCGTTGCTGACGAGGAAAACGGCGTAATCGGCCAGGTTCAGCCAAAGTATGAGCTGGGCGTTACCAACAATTTCAGCTTTAAGGGCCTCGCCCTGCTGGTACAGGTTGACATGCGTCGGGGAGCTCAGATGTACGGTGGCAATACGCGCCTGGCCAAGCTGTATGGCATGGACAAGGAAACCGAGGACCGCGAGTCGGACTACGTTTTCTCGGGTGTGAAGGAAGTGCGCGATGCCAACAACAACGTGACTGGCTATACGCCTAACACGACGGCTATCAAGCGCGACCAAGTATACTGGTCGCAGGTACTGGACGGTATTTCGGAGTCGAACGTGTACAGCACCGACTTTGTGCGTCTGCGCGAAGTATCGCTGTCATATACACTGCCCACTTCGCTGGTTAGCAAGACCGGCGTATTCAGCAACATTGCCATTTCGGCAATCGGCCGCAACCTGTTCCTGATTACGGACTACCCCAACTTCGACCCGGAAACCAGTGTGGGCGGTGCCTCCAACTTCCAGGGTCTGGAATATGTATCGCTGCCGCAACTGCGCTCCTATGGCGCATCGCTGCGTGTTACGTTCTAA
- a CDS encoding SusD/RagB family nutrient-binding outer membrane lipoprotein has product MRHSKLTPYLMMMGLVFGTNACSDDKLDEINTNPNSPVDAPLALLMPQVAVDAAFGISGTDLAWYSSIFVEHTAGVHAQFESADKRANASFNATATSNNWDDIYATELQDLDLMISRGSTGGAEADSWRYVGIAKVLKAYVMSVTTDLFGRVPYSEANKGAANLKPTYDTQQSIYTSLNALLDEAIVDLDKPSAKTPGSADFYYNGDAAKWKKAAYALKVRLANHLSKRDPAGSAAAVLAALPNAFASSADNLSFTKYTSTAIGENPWFQEENDRSHFAVSTTFFNILRNTTAATDANPADNDPRIPFLIDPVGRVATAARVGAPNGTAINDQGRTRYSRASVNLVNATAVQPMLTYSELKFIEAEARLRTGDRTGAYAAYVTAVNADLSIKGGTDFLSTSTSATSLEFRNRVFVGATNLTLRDIITQKYISFFVYQSIEAYNDYRRTGFPTLNNPRNSVFFPRRFPYPQSELDTNAENVPTTAIGNGVWWDDGSED; this is encoded by the coding sequence ATGAGACATTCTAAACTGACTCCTTATCTGATGATGATGGGCCTGGTTTTCGGAACCAACGCCTGCTCCGACGATAAGCTGGACGAAATAAATACCAACCCCAACAGCCCAGTGGATGCTCCGCTGGCGCTGCTCATGCCCCAGGTAGCGGTTGATGCTGCCTTCGGCATCTCGGGCACCGACTTAGCCTGGTACTCTTCTATCTTCGTAGAGCATACAGCTGGGGTTCATGCCCAGTTCGAGTCGGCTGATAAGCGCGCCAATGCTTCTTTCAATGCAACGGCCACGTCCAATAACTGGGACGACATCTATGCCACCGAGCTGCAGGATCTGGATCTGATGATTTCGCGGGGTTCTACTGGTGGTGCCGAAGCCGATTCGTGGCGTTATGTGGGCATTGCCAAAGTGCTCAAGGCTTACGTGATGAGCGTGACCACGGACCTGTTTGGCCGGGTGCCTTACTCGGAGGCCAACAAAGGTGCTGCCAACCTGAAGCCCACCTACGACACGCAGCAAAGCATTTACACCAGCCTGAATGCGCTGCTCGATGAGGCCATTGTGGATCTGGACAAGCCTTCGGCAAAAACGCCAGGCTCTGCCGACTTCTACTACAACGGCGACGCAGCTAAGTGGAAAAAGGCAGCATATGCACTGAAAGTGCGGCTGGCCAACCACTTGAGCAAGCGCGACCCTGCCGGGTCGGCGGCTGCGGTGCTGGCAGCCCTGCCAAACGCCTTTGCCTCTTCGGCCGACAACCTGTCGTTCACGAAGTACACCTCGACGGCTATCGGGGAAAACCCCTGGTTCCAGGAAGAGAATGACCGTAGCCACTTCGCCGTGAGCACGACGTTCTTCAACATCCTGCGCAACACCACAGCCGCCACCGACGCCAACCCAGCCGACAACGATCCACGCATCCCGTTTCTCATTGATCCGGTAGGCCGCGTGGCTACGGCCGCCCGGGTAGGTGCCCCCAACGGCACCGCCATCAACGACCAGGGCCGCACCCGTTATTCGCGCGCCTCGGTTAACCTGGTTAACGCCACGGCCGTGCAGCCGATGCTGACGTACTCGGAGCTGAAGTTCATTGAGGCCGAAGCCCGTCTGCGCACCGGCGACCGGACCGGCGCCTATGCGGCCTATGTGACGGCAGTCAATGCTGATCTGAGCATCAAGGGGGGTACTGATTTCCTTAGCACCAGCACCAGCGCTACTTCGCTGGAGTTCCGCAACCGGGTGTTCGTAGGAGCTACTAACCTGACCCTGCGCGACATTATCACCCAGAAGTACATCTCCTTCTTCGTGTATCAGTCGATCGAGGCCTACAACGACTATCGTCGTACGGGTTTCCCAACGCTCAACAATCCCCGCAACTCGGTATTCTTCCCTCGTCGGTTCCCGTATCCACAGAGCGAGCTGGATACGAATGCCGAAAACGTACCTACTACTGCCATCGGCAATGGGGTATGGTGGGATGATGGTTCGGAAGACTAA